The sequence AGTCGGCTTGGGAAATTCCTGCAGGGTCTCGCCAAAGTAGTCTACTTTGGTGGAGGTGCATGAGATGGCGAAAGATGAGATCGCGAGCGGAAGTAGGAGGAGTTTCATTTGCATGTCACCATGCAGACTATGTTAGAACGAAAGCAAGGCAAGGTATTCCTTGTTTCCATCCGTGCCGGTGATGGGTGAGTCAGTATGGTCCAGCCACTGGTAGCCAAGCTCCTCGGTGACGAAGCGGTGGATCTTGTCGACGGCTTTCTGGTGTAGCTCAGGCTCGCGGACGATGCCGCCTTTACCGATCTCGTCGCGCTCCAGCTCGAACTGAGGTTTGACGAGGCAGATGATTTTTGCCTCAGGCTTGAGGATGGAGAAGAGAGGGGGGAGGATTTTGGTGAGGGAAATGAAGGAGACGTCGGTCACGGCGAGGTCAACCTTTTCGCCGATGTCCTCGGGCACCATGTGGCGGGCATTGAACTTTTCCTTCACGATCACCCTAGGATCGTTTCTGAGCTTCCAGACGAGCTGGTTGGTGCCGACATCGATGGCATGTACCTTGACGGCTCCACGCTGGAGCAGGCAGTCGGTAAAGCCGCCAGTTGAGGCGCCGCAGTCCATGCAGACGTAGCCGGTGGGGTCGATCTGGAAGTGGTCGAGAGCCCCCTCTAGTTTTAGACCTCCACGGGAAACGTATTTAGGCTTCTCCTTGATGGTGATCTCCGCATCGACGGGAAGCTTGGTTGAAGGCTTGGAGACGACGGTAGTTCCCACGAGAACTTCTCCGGCGAGGATGAGGCGTTTGGCCTGCTCGCGTGAGTCGCAGAGGTTTCTGGATACGAGGAGTGAGTCTGCGCGTTCGTTTTTCAAGGTGGGGAAGTGTTCGCCGTTAAGAAAAAACGCCCTGTCCCGGGTGAGACAGGGCGTTGCAAAATCAATTTTGATTACTCGGCAATAGATGGAACGCCAGTAGCTGGGTCGGTATCAGCTTCGTAGTTGACACCCTCTAGACCGAAGCCGAAGAGCTTGAGGAACTCGTCCTGATAACCCTGGAAGTCAGCGATTTCGGAGAAGTTCTCGTTGGAAACAGTCTTCCACTTTTCAGCGACAGCGGACTGGATATCGTCGCGCATTTCCCAGTCGTCGATGCGGATGCGGCCAGCTTCGTCGAGCTTGGCGTCACCGGAGTACAGGCGGTCTGCGAAGAGACGCTCGATCTGCTCGATGCAGCCTTCGTGGAGACCTTTCTCCTTCATCTCTTTGTAGAGGATGGAGATGTATAGTGGGACTACCGGGATGGCAGAGGATGCCTGGGTGACGAGAGCCTTGTTCACGGAGACGTAGGCTTCACCGTTGAGGCTGGAGAGCTTCTCGTTGAGCTGGGCGCAGGACTTCTCAAGATCCTTCTTTGCCTGACCGATGGTGCCATCGGTGTAGATTGGCCAAGTGAGCTCAGGGCCGATGTAGGAGTAAGCCACAGTCTTCACGCCGTCGGCAAGGACGCCGGCGTCGGAGAGTGCGTTCATCCAGAGTTCCCAGTCTTCACCGCCCATTACCTTGATAGTATGCTCGATTTCCTCAGGAGTAGCGGCACCGATTGTGACTTCTTCGACCTCGCCTTTGTCGGTGTTGAGAGTCTTGTTGGTGTAGTCACCACCAGTGGTTTTGAGAACGGATTTGTAGACTTCACCTGTATCAGGGTCAGTACGGCGTGGGGAAGCGAGTGAGTAAACCAC is a genomic window of Rubritalea squalenifaciens DSM 18772 containing:
- a CDS encoding TlyA family RNA methyltransferase — protein: MKNERADSLLVSRNLCDSREQAKRLILAGEVLVGTTVVSKPSTKLPVDAEITIKEKPKYVSRGGLKLEGALDHFQIDPTGYVCMDCGASTGGFTDCLLQRGAVKVHAIDVGTNQLVWKLRNDPRVIVKEKFNARHMVPEDIGEKVDLAVTDVSFISLTKILPPLFSILKPEAKIICLVKPQFELERDEIGKGGIVREPELHQKAVDKIHRFVTEELGYQWLDHTDSPITGTDGNKEYLALLSF
- the fabV gene encoding enoyl-ACP reductase FabV — its product is MIVSPKIRGFICTTAHPDGCAAHVQEQIDYVKSKPKLENGPKNVLVIGASTGYGLASRIVPAFASGANTLGLFFEKPGSEKRTGSAGWYNSAAFEKAATAEGLFAKSLNGDAFSHEMKAQAVDIIKNEMGGKIDLVVYSLASPRRTDPDTGEVYKSVLKTTGGDYTNKTLNTDKGEVEEVTIGAATPEEIEHTIKVMGGEDWELWMNALSDAGVLADGVKTVAYSYIGPELTWPIYTDGTIGQAKKDLEKSCAQLNEKLSSLNGEAYVSVNKALVTQASSAIPVVPLYISILYKEMKEKGLHEGCIEQIERLFADRLYSGDAKLDEAGRIRIDDWEMRDDIQSAVAEKWKTVSNENFSEIADFQGYQDEFLKLFGFGLEGVNYEADTDPATGVPSIAE